The Polynucleobacter sp. JS-JIR-5-A7 region GCTCGACCACATAGACTCTACCAATATTGCTTGTGGCTGGCATGCTGGTGATCCTGAACGGATGAAAAATTTAGTCGCCGCTGCAATTCAGAAAAATGTTTTTATTGGGGCTCACCCGAGCCTGCCAGACTTAATTGGTTTTGGTCGAAGAGAGATGGCCATTACCCCTAATGACGCCTATAACTACGTGATGTATCAGGCAGGGGCTCTGAAAGCTTTTATTGATTCCATGAATGGCAACTTGCATCATGTCAAGCCACATGGAGCTCTTTATAACCAGGCCGCCAAAGATATAGAGTTGGCTAAAGCAATTGCTTTGGCTGTCAAAGATTTGGGAGGGGATGTCATTTTGTATGGCTTAGCAGGTAGTTGCTATGTTGACGCTGCAAATGCGGTAGGTGTTCAATTGTGGCAAGAGGTTTTTGCGGATAGACGTTATACCTCTCAAGGATATTTAGTGCCACGCTCTGAAGTAGGTGCATTAATAGAGGATGAAGATGAGGCTGCGCAGCAAGCTGTTCGGATGGCT contains the following coding sequences:
- a CDS encoding 5-oxoprolinase subunit PxpA, whose product is MTKKIDLNCDMGEGFGVWQMGDDFSLLDHIDSTNIACGWHAGDPERMKNLVAAAIQKNVFIGAHPSLPDLIGFGRREMAITPNDAYNYVMYQAGALKAFIDSMNGNLHHVKPHGALYNQAAKDIELAKAIALAVKDLGGDVILYGLAGSCYVDAANAVGVQLWQEVFADRRYTSQGYLVPRSEVGALIEDEDEAAQQAVRMASSNEVLSIDQKLVKLQADTLCIHGDGPSALDFARKIRSLL